Genomic segment of Rhodohalobacter mucosus:
TATTTTTATGAGTGCAAAGCTGACGCCCACCATGGCAAAGAGCATCTGCGACATTGCAAAGCCCCCAAACAGTGGCATCATGATACTGCCAATAATTACCACGCTTAAACCGGTAATCATTGCACGCTTATACCCGAACCTGGGAATGTACGAGGCCAGCAAAAAGGAGGCGATGGCTATGGACAGATCTTTCCAGGCTTCAAGCACACTGGCCGATTCCGGATTAACTCCAAAATCATTGATCACCTGCAGGATCACCACACCGACACTGTTGAGCAGTATCGCAAAAATGATATAGTTGATTATCAGGGAAAGCTTCAGTTTCCAGTATTTCATGATGCGGCCCGGGTTGTATTGAGAAGAAACAGACAGTCGTTATGTAGAGAGAAAAGTTACTTTCCGACCGGCATACTTCAAACTTTTATTCCTCAAATACCGCAAAAATGCATCCGGAGAAAAGAGAATGGCAAAAAAAAGGGAGCAGCCTGTGCCACTCCCTATTCCTGATGGAGAACCATTAATCAAAGATACGATCTCAGAAACCGAATGCGTCCTTGCCTAGAAATATTGCGCTTTCACCCAGCTCTTCTTCGATTCTGAAAAGCTGGTTGTATTTCGCAATTCTGTCGGTCCGGCTCATGGAACCTGTTTTAATTTGGCCGGCATTGGTGGCAACTGCTATATCGGCAATTGTGGTATCCTCCGTTTCGCCCGAGCGATGCGATACCACAGCTGTATAATCATTCTTATGAGCCATTTCGATGGCATCAAACGTCTCAGTGAGGGTCCCGATCTGGTTCACCTTGATCAGTATTGAATTTCCTACACCTTTGTTGATTCCATCAGCCAGTCGGTTTGTATTGGTCACAAAGAGGTCGTCACCCACAAGCTGAACTTTGCTTCCAAGGGCATCGGTCAGCATTTTCCAGCCGTCCCAGTCATCTTCATACATGCCGTCTTCGATAGAAACAATGGGATATTTTTCAGCCCACTCCACCCAGTACTCCACCATCGCATCGGCATCGCGTTTTGAACCATCGCTCCATTTGAACTCATAAAGACCCGATTCTGCATTGTAGAACTCTGATGCTGCAGGATCAAGTGCGATAAGAACGTCATCGCCCGGGGTATATCCTGCCTTTTCGATTGCGGTTAAAATCACCTCAACAGCCTCCTCATTCGACTTCAGGTTGGGTGCAAACCCGCCTTCATCACCCACAGCGGTGTTATATCCTTTGTCTGACAATACTTTTTTCAGATTATGGAAAATTTCCGCTCCCATCTGTACAGCCCGGCTGTATGATTTAGCACCTGCAGGCATCACCATAAATTCCTGGGGATCCACATTGTTATCAGCGTGCGATCCACCGTTAATGATGTTCATCATCGGAAGCGGCAGCACTTTTGCGTTGATCCCGCCAAGATATCTCCAGAGCGGCAGTCCGGTGGTTTGGGCGGCTGCCTTTGCTACAGCCATCGATACGCCCAGTATTGCATTTGCGCCAAGCTTCGATTTGTTCTGGGTACCGTCCAGCTGAATCATCATCTGGTCGATCTCGGTCTGCAGGTAAACAGGATAACCGGTAAGCTCATCAGCCAAAGTACCGTTTACGTTCTCAACAGCCTGTTTAACACTTTTGCCCATAAAATAGTCTTTTTCATTGTCACGCAGCTCAACAGCTTCGTGCTCTCCGGTAGATGCACCGGATGGAACAGCCGCCCTGCCCACAATCCCATTTGTCAGGGCTACATCCACTTCTACAGTTGGATTGCCGCGCGAGTCCAGAATTTGTCTCGCATGAATCTCTTCAATTAAACTCATAATCGTTTTTTTCGGTTAGTTTATATATCGTTTAAATGTAACGCTAATTACTCTTTTCATAAAGAAAATCCCTTGAAACCAATCCTTTTGTTTGACATCGACGGCACCCTGCTTCATGTGAAAAGAAAATTTTTGCGAAATGCACTCGCAGACATCATGAAAGAGCAGGATATATCCCCTGACAACCTGAAAAACATCTCTTTTGCAGGACGAACAGATCGCGACATTTTCAACGAACTTGTAAGCTCGTCAGGCAGTAAACCCAATTCCGAAGAACATGACATGCATTTTAACCGGTTAAAGCAGGCGTACTTGAAGGTGATGCTTAATGAGCTGGATCGTTCTGCCGTGCTCCAAATCGATAGTGTAACCGAAACCATTCATTACCTTAAAGAGAACGGGTATCAGATGGGATTATGTACCGGTAATTTCAGGGAGATTGCCTATAAGAAAGTGGAAGCGGCCGGATTGGGCGGGCGTTTTGACTTCGGCGGTTTTGGGTGCGATCATGCCGACAGAATTCACCTTCCCGGAGAAGCGCATGCCAGCTACACGGCTTTTAGCGGCATATCCCCTGAACCGGAACGCTACCTTGTTATCGGGGATACTCCGAATGATATCCGGTGTGCAAAACATTTCGGAGCCAGGGTGGTGGCTGTAACTACCGGCAGTTACAGCGAAGATGAGCTCACAA
This window contains:
- the eno gene encoding phosphopyruvate hydratase — encoded protein: MSLIEEIHARQILDSRGNPTVEVDVALTNGIVGRAAVPSGASTGEHEAVELRDNEKDYFMGKSVKQAVENVNGTLADELTGYPVYLQTEIDQMMIQLDGTQNKSKLGANAILGVSMAVAKAAAQTTGLPLWRYLGGINAKVLPLPMMNIINGGSHADNNVDPQEFMVMPAGAKSYSRAVQMGAEIFHNLKKVLSDKGYNTAVGDEGGFAPNLKSNEEAVEVILTAIEKAGYTPGDDVLIALDPAASEFYNAESGLYEFKWSDGSKRDADAMVEYWVEWAEKYPIVSIEDGMYEDDWDGWKMLTDALGSKVQLVGDDLFVTNTNRLADGINKGVGNSILIKVNQIGTLTETFDAIEMAHKNDYTAVVSHRSGETEDTTIADIAVATNAGQIKTGSMSRTDRIAKYNQLFRIEEELGESAIFLGKDAFGF
- a CDS encoding HAD family hydrolase → MKPILLFDIDGTLLHVKRKFLRNALADIMKEQDISPDNLKNISFAGRTDRDIFNELVSSSGSKPNSEEHDMHFNRLKQAYLKVMLNELDRSAVLQIDSVTETIHYLKENGYQMGLCTGNFREIAYKKVEAAGLGGRFDFGGFGCDHADRIHLPGEAHASYTAFSGISPEPERYLVIGDTPNDIRCAKHFGARVVAVTTGSYSEDELTKFQPDTIISSMKNPDDWVVAY